From Rubrivirga sp. SAORIC476, a single genomic window includes:
- a CDS encoding glycoside hydrolase, with translation MKRGLLLTLLFTLVVSVAVTGVVYYLAERGRQAFERDTKDWALHADAARPPSPEDWTTLLDLSGAWEARLGDVPDSADVSSWAPIRVPGAWEDQGYPGYDGFAWYRTSFSLDAKTADVVRMEPPFLLLGRIDDADEVWLNGTRIGGSGRMPPYYKTAYFGFRTYRIPPELLRRDAPNDLTVRVYDAGLEGGILEGPVALAVPTARNPERIPPVADLAGDWRFSPGDDPRNADPATDDRTWTSIRVPGTWEPQGFRGLGGLAWYRTRVPLSVADAAQDLVLVLGRIDDLDQTFVNGVLVGATGDVEGGVVEGHEWQIERVYRVPASVLREGDNVIAVRVFDGPLDGGIHEGPVALMTPAAAAARGLSVPGDDR, from the coding sequence ATGAAGCGCGGCCTCCTCCTGACCCTGCTCTTTACCCTCGTCGTGTCGGTCGCCGTCACCGGGGTCGTCTACTACCTCGCCGAGCGCGGGCGCCAGGCCTTCGAGCGCGACACGAAGGACTGGGCCCTCCATGCAGACGCCGCCCGGCCGCCCTCGCCCGAGGACTGGACGACGCTGCTCGACCTGTCCGGCGCCTGGGAGGCCCGCCTCGGGGACGTCCCGGACTCCGCTGACGTCAGCAGCTGGGCGCCGATCCGCGTGCCCGGCGCCTGGGAGGACCAGGGCTACCCCGGCTACGACGGCTTCGCGTGGTACCGGACCTCGTTCTCGCTCGACGCCAAGACCGCCGACGTGGTCCGCATGGAGCCGCCCTTCCTGCTCCTCGGCCGCATCGACGACGCCGACGAGGTGTGGCTCAACGGGACGCGCATCGGCGGGAGCGGGCGGATGCCGCCGTACTACAAGACGGCCTACTTCGGCTTCCGGACGTACCGCATTCCGCCGGAGCTCCTCCGCCGCGACGCGCCCAACGACCTGACCGTTCGCGTGTACGACGCCGGGCTGGAGGGCGGCATCCTCGAAGGGCCGGTCGCCCTGGCGGTGCCGACAGCGCGCAACCCGGAGCGCATTCCCCCCGTGGCCGACCTCGCGGGCGACTGGCGCTTCTCGCCCGGCGACGACCCTCGAAACGCCGACCCCGCCACCGACGACCGCACCTGGACGTCGATCCGGGTGCCGGGCACGTGGGAGCCGCAGGGCTTCCGCGGCCTCGGCGGCCTCGCGTGGTACCGAACGAGGGTCCCGCTCTCGGTCGCGGATGCCGCGCAGGATCTCGTCCTCGTCCTCGGCCGCATCGACGACCTCGACCAGACGTTCGTGAACGGCGTGCTCGTCGGCGCGACGGGCGACGTGGAGGGGGGCGTTGTGGAGGGGCACGAGTGGCAGATCGAGCGCGTGTACCGCGTCCCGGCATCGGTGCTTCGGGAGGGCGACAACGTGATCGCGGTCCGCGTCTTCGATGGTCCGCTGGACGGCGGCATCCACGAGGGACCGGTCGCGCTGATGACGCCCGCCGCCGCCGCTGCGCGCGGCCTGTCGGTCCCCGGTGACGACCGGTGA
- a CDS encoding response regulator transcription factor, producing the protein MPDLPILIVDDERAMREGLRDNLEFEGYAVEEAADGEEALAKVLGGTYRLVVLDVMMPKRSGFDVLREARAAGVRTPVILLTAKAEEFDAVRGLEFGADDYVTKPFGLGELLARIRAVLRRAEATRGPARDVIEVGRLRVDLGSYTATSDGDDTPMTHLEVEVLRHFVARPGAVVTRDELLDEVWGTDVAPTARTVDNFVLKLRQKAEPDPARPRHFVTVHGVGYKFLP; encoded by the coding sequence ATGCCTGACCTGCCCATCCTGATCGTCGACGACGAGCGCGCCATGCGCGAGGGGCTCCGCGACAACCTGGAGTTCGAGGGCTACGCCGTCGAGGAAGCCGCCGACGGCGAGGAGGCGCTGGCGAAGGTCCTCGGCGGCACGTACCGGCTGGTGGTCCTCGACGTGATGATGCCGAAGCGGTCCGGCTTCGACGTGCTGCGCGAGGCGCGGGCCGCGGGCGTCCGCACGCCGGTGATCCTGCTGACGGCCAAGGCGGAGGAGTTCGACGCCGTCCGCGGCCTCGAATTCGGCGCCGACGACTACGTCACGAAGCCGTTCGGGCTGGGCGAGCTGCTGGCCCGCATCCGGGCGGTCCTCCGCCGCGCCGAGGCGACGCGCGGCCCCGCCCGCGACGTGATCGAGGTGGGCCGCCTCCGCGTGGACCTCGGCTCGTACACCGCCACCTCCGACGGAGACGACACGCCGATGACGCACCTGGAAGTGGAGGTCCTGCGCCACTTCGTCGCCCGCCCCGGCGCCGTCGTCACCCGCGACGAACTGCTGGACGAGGTCTGGGGCACCGACGTGGCGCCGACCGCCCGCACCGTGGACAACTTCGTCCTCAAGCTGCGCCAGAAGGCCGAGCCCGACCCGGCCCGCCCCCGCCACTTCGTGACGGTCCACGGCGTCGGCTACAAGTTCCTGCCATGA
- a CDS encoding cell wall metabolism sensor histidine kinase WalK encodes MTPTSPRALRQLAGALLALAIVPAVAFAVLQGLVQSESEAQLAEIRDGQLDGLLFSVNQSAWDVASSWAEQLAWIRAEGAPTDLLPGPVMEFLTERPGVRAVVVADTALATQQVLTLPGEAADTTLVLAEAIGLPSIRRLVAQNQQGYRKLEPATLPGGRLGLVFVADGASSRDAIGPPRVLCMVIDPDPFVSAVVMPKLREVGRGGVALGVFRGGEPVGTTDLDWADVERQRPLWLLPATSVGARAGAGSVEEALQRRAFQSLVLFGGVTLVLGAGAWFAWRGVRREVEVARLREDFVSNVSHELRTPLALIRMYAESLAEGRVPDDRKPRYYATLVAEAERLSRLVGNVLQFSRFERGTVQIAREPLDLGGLVGEIAERYRAVVEREGCTLTVRPADGPLPVLGDRDALAESLVNLLDNAVKYGGAGPVEVSVRAEGGHAVAEVADRGPGIPVADRERVFDPFVRVQPESADGLVHTAKGTGLGLALVRRIAVAHGGAAAVRTREGGGSVFQIALPTHA; translated from the coding sequence GTGACCCCGACCTCTCCCCGCGCGCTTCGCCAGCTGGCAGGCGCCCTGCTCGCCCTCGCCATCGTGCCCGCGGTGGCGTTCGCGGTGCTGCAGGGTCTCGTGCAGAGTGAGAGCGAGGCGCAGCTCGCCGAGATCCGCGATGGGCAACTCGACGGGCTCCTCTTCTCGGTCAACCAGAGCGCCTGGGACGTGGCTTCGTCGTGGGCCGAGCAACTGGCCTGGATTCGCGCCGAGGGGGCACCGACCGACCTGCTGCCCGGCCCCGTCATGGAGTTCCTGACCGAGCGTCCGGGCGTGCGCGCCGTCGTCGTCGCGGACACCGCGTTGGCCACGCAGCAGGTGCTGACGCTGCCCGGCGAGGCCGCCGACACCACGCTGGTCCTCGCGGAGGCCATCGGCCTGCCGTCCATCCGGCGCCTCGTGGCGCAGAACCAGCAGGGCTACCGCAAGCTGGAGCCCGCAACGCTGCCCGGCGGTCGGCTCGGCCTCGTGTTCGTTGCCGACGGCGCCAGCAGCCGCGACGCGATCGGCCCGCCGCGCGTGCTGTGCATGGTGATCGACCCCGACCCGTTCGTCTCGGCCGTGGTAATGCCGAAGCTCCGGGAGGTCGGCCGGGGAGGCGTCGCGTTGGGCGTGTTCCGCGGCGGCGAGCCCGTCGGGACGACCGACCTCGACTGGGCGGACGTCGAGCGCCAGCGGCCGTTGTGGCTGCTGCCCGCGACCTCCGTCGGCGCCCGCGCGGGCGCAGGATCAGTGGAAGAAGCGCTCCAGCGACGGGCATTCCAGAGCCTGGTGCTGTTCGGCGGCGTGACGCTGGTGCTCGGCGCGGGCGCGTGGTTCGCGTGGCGGGGCGTCCGCCGCGAGGTCGAGGTGGCGCGGCTCCGGGAGGACTTCGTCTCGAACGTGAGCCACGAACTGCGGACGCCGCTGGCGCTCATCCGGATGTACGCCGAGTCGCTGGCCGAGGGTCGCGTGCCGGACGACCGCAAGCCACGCTACTACGCCACGCTCGTCGCCGAGGCCGAGCGCCTGAGCCGCCTCGTCGGCAACGTGCTCCAGTTCAGCCGCTTCGAGCGCGGCACCGTGCAGATCGCCCGCGAGCCCCTTGACCTCGGCGGGCTCGTCGGGGAGATCGCCGAGCGGTATCGCGCCGTCGTCGAGCGCGAGGGGTGCACGCTGACCGTCCGCCCGGCCGACGGCCCGCTGCCCGTTCTCGGCGACCGCGACGCACTCGCGGAGTCGCTCGTCAACCTGCTCGACAACGCCGTCAAGTACGGCGGCGCGGGGCCGGTGGAGGTGTCGGTCCGGGCCGAAGGAGGGCACGCCGTCGCCGAGGTGGCCGACCGCGGCCCGGGCATCCCCGTGGCGGACCGCGAGCGCGTCTTCGACCCGTTCGTCCGCGTCCAGCCCGAGAGCGCAGACGGGCTCGTCCACACCGCCAAGGGCACCGGCCTCGGCCTCGCCCTCGTCCGCCGCATCGCCGTCGCCCACGGCGGGGCCGCCGCCGTCCGCACCCGCGAGGGTGGCGGCAGCGTGTTTCAGATCGCCCTCCCGACCCATGCCTGA
- the dtd gene encoding D-aminoacyl-tRNA deacylase, whose amino-acid sequence MIALVQRVSSASVRVADEVVGEIGPGLLILLGVVDGDTEAEGDWLADKVARLRIFPDADGKMNRSVQDTGGEALVVSQFTLAGDTRKGTRPSYVRAARPEVAEPLYEAFAAALSAHLGRPVERGVFGAKMAVALVNDGPVTLWLDRPPSAG is encoded by the coding sequence ATGATCGCCCTCGTTCAGCGTGTCTCCTCCGCCTCCGTCCGCGTCGCCGACGAGGTCGTCGGCGAGATCGGCCCCGGCCTGCTGATCCTGCTCGGCGTGGTGGACGGCGACACCGAGGCGGAAGGCGACTGGCTGGCCGATAAGGTGGCGCGTCTCCGCATCTTCCCCGACGCCGACGGTAAGATGAACCGCTCGGTGCAGGACACCGGTGGCGAGGCGCTGGTCGTAAGCCAGTTCACGCTCGCAGGCGACACGCGCAAGGGGACACGCCCGAGCTACGTCCGCGCGGCGCGGCCCGAAGTCGCCGAACCCTTGTACGAGGCGTTCGCGGCGGCGCTGTCCGCCCACCTCGGCCGACCGGTGGAGCGGGGCGTGTTCGGCGCCAAGATGGCCGTCGCGCTCGTCAACGACGGCCCGGTGACGCTGTGGCTGGACCGCCCGCCGAGTGCCGGGTGA
- a CDS encoding amidohydrolase, which translates to MLRLLLLALFLVPALAAAQPARYVATNATVYTVDDDQPTAEAFAVEDGRFVAVGTEAALTAAYPDWPTLDMDGRTVVPGLIDAHAHLMGLGEALLQADLVGTTSPAEIVERLVAFAADLPEGAWVTGRGWDQNDWGGDGAFPTRADLDAAFPDRPVWLGRVDGHAGWANTAALRAAGIDPDAPAPMAPEGGAVLVDDQGRPTGVFVDAAEMLVAEAMPTPDLAYYTEALTRALAETSKYGLTGVHEAGSPLATLPLYRQFAADGRFPIRNYVMITPGEIGAFCDAYPDGIGEDRVIVRSVKVYADGALGSRGAALLADYSDDPGNHGLLFRPDEAVEATVRAAMACGLQVNTHAIGDRANRQVLDAYEAAIAATGGGPGRHRIEHSQILSLDDIARFAAMDIIASVQPTHATSDMPWAGDRLGDDRLKGAYAWRRLLDSGARLALGSDFPVERVDPLLGFHAAVTRQDADGMPAGGWYGNQVLTRAEALRGFTLDAAYAAFMEDEVGSIAPGKRADFVVFSQDLMTVPLEAILDTEVVATYIDGTPVYEAEDE; encoded by the coding sequence ATGCTCCGTCTGCTTCTCCTCGCCCTGTTCCTCGTGCCCGCGCTGGCGGCCGCCCAGCCCGCGCGCTACGTCGCCACGAACGCGACCGTCTACACCGTCGACGACGACCAGCCGACGGCCGAGGCGTTCGCGGTCGAGGACGGCCGGTTCGTCGCGGTCGGGACAGAGGCGGCCCTGACCGCGGCCTACCCCGACTGGCCCACGCTGGACATGGACGGGCGGACCGTCGTGCCGGGCCTGATCGACGCGCACGCCCACCTGATGGGCCTCGGCGAGGCGCTCCTCCAGGCCGACCTCGTGGGGACGACCTCGCCCGCTGAGATCGTCGAGCGGCTGGTCGCCTTCGCCGCCGACCTGCCCGAGGGCGCCTGGGTCACGGGCCGCGGCTGGGACCAGAACGACTGGGGCGGCGACGGCGCCTTCCCGACCCGCGCCGACCTCGACGCTGCGTTCCCGGACCGCCCCGTCTGGCTCGGTCGCGTGGACGGCCACGCGGGCTGGGCCAACACGGCCGCCCTGCGCGCGGCGGGCATCGACCCGGACGCGCCCGCTCCGATGGCGCCCGAGGGCGGCGCGGTGCTCGTCGACGACCAGGGCCGCCCGACGGGCGTCTTCGTGGATGCGGCGGAGATGCTGGTGGCCGAGGCGATGCCCACGCCCGACCTCGCCTACTACACCGAGGCGCTCACGCGGGCGCTCGCGGAGACCTCGAAGTACGGCCTCACCGGTGTCCACGAGGCGGGCTCCCCGCTGGCCACGTTGCCGCTCTACCGCCAGTTCGCCGCCGACGGCCGCTTCCCGATCCGCAACTACGTCATGATCACGCCGGGCGAGATCGGCGCCTTCTGTGACGCCTACCCCGATGGGATCGGCGAGGACCGCGTGATCGTCCGCTCGGTGAAGGTCTACGCCGACGGCGCGCTCGGCAGCCGCGGCGCCGCCCTCCTGGCAGACTACTCGGACGACCCCGGCAACCACGGCCTCCTCTTCCGCCCCGACGAGGCCGTCGAGGCGACCGTCCGCGCGGCGATGGCCTGCGGGCTCCAGGTCAACACGCATGCCATCGGCGACCGCGCCAACCGGCAGGTCCTCGACGCCTACGAGGCGGCCATCGCGGCCACCGGCGGCGGGCCGGGCCGCCACCGCATCGAGCACTCGCAGATCCTCTCCCTGGACGACATCGCGCGCTTCGCCGCGATGGACATCATCGCCTCCGTGCAGCCGACGCACGCGACCAGCGACATGCCGTGGGCGGGCGACCGCCTGGGGGACGACCGCCTCAAGGGCGCCTACGCGTGGCGGCGACTGCTCGACAGCGGCGCGCGGCTCGCCCTCGGCAGCGACTTTCCCGTCGAGCGCGTCGACCCGCTGCTCGGGTTCCACGCGGCCGTCACGCGTCAGGACGCCGACGGGATGCCCGCGGGCGGCTGGTACGGCAACCAGGTCCTCACCCGCGCCGAGGCCCTGCGCGGCTTCACCCTCGACGCCGCCTACGCAGCCTTCATGGAGGACGAAGTCGGCAGCATCGCGCCCGGCAAGCGCGCCGACTTCGTGGTCTTCTCGCAGGACCTGATGACGGTCCCGCTGGAGGCGATCCTCGACACCGAGGTCGTCGCCACGTACATCGACGGCACACCGGTCTACGAGGCAGAAGACGAGTAG
- a CDS encoding NAD(P)H-binding protein, translated as MTLLVLGASGGCGRWLCRLARERGHHVRALVRPATPFDGAAADEVVRGDVLDRQVLDRALVGREAVLSALGIQRTAPWNPWSALASPPDLTTRVAEHLAEAMPERGVERIVAISAGGVGDSAPRVHPLFRWLIGHSQLAAAYRDLSGMESVFAATGLDWMAVRPVTLTKGPVTGTAHAVSRYRLASRISRADVATWMLDAVETPGPFGERTPMIAA; from the coding sequence ATGACCCTCCTCGTGCTCGGCGCGTCCGGCGGCTGCGGCCGGTGGCTGTGCCGCCTCGCCCGAGAACGGGGACACCACGTCCGCGCGCTCGTCCGCCCGGCGACGCCCTTCGACGGCGCGGCGGCGGACGAGGTGGTGCGCGGCGACGTGCTCGACCGGCAGGTCCTCGACCGGGCCCTCGTCGGCCGCGAGGCGGTCCTCTCCGCGCTCGGCATCCAGCGGACGGCGCCCTGGAACCCGTGGTCGGCGCTGGCCTCCCCGCCCGACCTCACGACGCGCGTCGCCGAGCACCTCGCGGAGGCGATGCCAGAGCGCGGCGTCGAGCGCATCGTCGCGATCAGTGCGGGCGGCGTGGGGGACAGCGCTCCGCGCGTGCACCCGCTCTTCCGATGGCTGATCGGCCACAGCCAGTTGGCGGCGGCGTACCGCGATCTCTCCGGCATGGAGTCGGTGTTCGCGGCGACGGGCCTCGACTGGATGGCCGTCCGTCCGGTCACCCTCACGAAGGGGCCGGTGACCGGCACGGCCCACGCCGTCTCCCGCTACCGGCTGGCCTCCCGCATCTCGCGGGCCGATGTCGCGACCTGGATGCTCGACGCCGTCGAGACCCCCGGCCCCTTCGGCGAGCGGACGCCCATGATCGCCGCGTAG
- a CDS encoding winged helix-turn-helix domain-containing protein: MTAPFRVGDWIAEPMANRLTRGDDVRRVEPKVMEVLATMAARPGETVTKDEFMAEVWTGTVVTDDVLARCISELRKALDDSARNPTYVETLRKRGYALIAPVEHGLDLDLTATPFIATPQGDGAAPLTGLDVRRPVLPTRTRPVVLVWGLLAVAVVLVGALWAYRAGLAGVRPLASVPVTSFPGDERDPALSPDGSRVAFAWDGGVPGASEDERQFDIYVLPATGGGTPVRLTMQPADELSPAWSPDGSRVAYVRCGSGGECGVYVVDAGGGPEESLVTSDDLAITDLVWSPDGSRLAFSGRRGRQGAFSLHLLPLDGSPPQRLTAPASTYPGDLGPAFSPDGQRLAFVRTELDGRQDVAVVTVQGGRVRRLAREQKGVTGLDWTPDGEEVIYAANRDGAAGLWRVGLEGGDPRWVALGTDGGEIAGPSVGRAGGLAFARQLVRSQLVAVSADGAERAVAASTRDDRQPTVAPDGSRVAFISTRSGSHEVWVAEADGTGARQLTAFGGARVSGPRWSPDGRTLVVSARADGDADVFLVLPDGTVRALTDSDADDVAPTWSRDGEAIYFASNRGETWQIYRVPASGGDAEAVTVGGGVAAAEAPGGGLLVIRPTRRGLWRLPVVDGEIRDVRAEQLAVNLSPADWANWSVVGDAVYVMERRYDRAATIVRLDPATGDRETVAAVADVPEDSGLGVFPGGSRILLSRLDRADSDVVLVEDFH; encoded by the coding sequence GTGACCGCCCCCTTCCGCGTGGGCGACTGGATCGCGGAGCCGATGGCGAATCGGCTCACGCGTGGGGACGACGTGCGGCGCGTCGAGCCGAAGGTGATGGAGGTGCTCGCCACCATGGCCGCCCGTCCCGGCGAGACCGTCACCAAGGACGAGTTCATGGCGGAAGTCTGGACCGGCACCGTCGTCACGGACGACGTGCTCGCGCGGTGCATCTCGGAGCTCCGCAAGGCGCTCGACGACAGCGCCCGCAACCCGACCTACGTCGAGACGCTCCGCAAGCGAGGCTACGCGCTGATCGCCCCCGTCGAGCACGGCCTCGACCTCGACCTGACCGCCACGCCGTTCATCGCCACCCCGCAAGGCGACGGGGCCGCGCCGCTGACCGGCCTCGATGTCCGCCGCCCGGTGCTGCCCACGCGGACGCGCCCCGTGGTACTCGTCTGGGGCCTGCTCGCCGTCGCCGTGGTCCTCGTCGGGGCGCTGTGGGCCTACCGCGCCGGACTGGCGGGCGTCCGGCCGCTGGCCTCGGTGCCGGTGACCAGCTTCCCCGGCGACGAGCGGGACCCGGCGCTCTCGCCCGACGGCTCGCGCGTCGCCTTCGCCTGGGACGGCGGGGTGCCGGGCGCGTCCGAGGACGAGCGGCAGTTCGACATCTACGTCCTGCCCGCGACCGGGGGCGGCACCCCGGTTCGTCTGACGATGCAGCCCGCCGACGAGTTGAGCCCGGCCTGGAGCCCCGACGGCTCCCGGGTCGCCTATGTCCGGTGCGGCTCGGGCGGTGAGTGCGGTGTCTACGTGGTCGACGCGGGCGGCGGGCCCGAGGAGTCGCTCGTGACTTCCGACGACCTCGCCATCACCGACCTCGTCTGGAGCCCGGACGGCTCCCGGCTCGCCTTCTCCGGGCGCCGTGGGAGGCAGGGCGCCTTCAGCCTCCACCTGCTGCCGCTCGACGGCTCGCCTCCGCAGCGCCTCACGGCCCCCGCCTCGACGTATCCCGGCGACCTCGGCCCGGCGTTCTCGCCCGACGGCCAGCGCCTCGCGTTCGTGCGGACGGAGCTCGACGGCCGCCAGGACGTGGCCGTGGTGACGGTCCAGGGCGGGCGCGTCCGACGGCTGGCGCGCGAGCAGAAGGGCGTCACCGGGCTCGACTGGACGCCCGACGGCGAGGAGGTCATCTACGCGGCCAACCGCGACGGCGCGGCGGGCCTGTGGCGGGTCGGGCTGGAAGGCGGCGACCCCCGCTGGGTGGCCCTCGGCACCGACGGCGGCGAGATCGCCGGGCCCTCGGTCGGGCGCGCCGGCGGCCTCGCCTTCGCCCGCCAGCTCGTCCGCTCCCAGCTCGTGGCCGTCAGCGCCGACGGCGCCGAGCGGGCCGTGGCTGCCTCCACCCGCGACGACCGTCAGCCGACGGTGGCGCCCGACGGCTCCCGTGTCGCCTTCATCTCGACGCGCTCCGGCAGCCACGAGGTCTGGGTCGCCGAGGCGGACGGGACCGGCGCCCGGCAGCTGACCGCCTTCGGCGGCGCCCGCGTCAGCGGCCCCCGCTGGAGCCCCGACGGCCGCACGCTCGTCGTCTCCGCACGAGCCGACGGCGACGCCGACGTGTTCCTCGTCCTTCCCGACGGCACCGTCCGCGCCCTCACCGACTCGGACGCCGACGACGTGGCTCCGACGTGGTCCCGCGACGGCGAGGCCATCTACTTCGCGTCGAACCGCGGCGAGACGTGGCAGATCTACCGCGTGCCCGCCAGCGGGGGCGACGCCGAAGCGGTGACCGTCGGGGGGGGCGTGGCTGCGGCCGAGGCGCCCGGCGGCGGCCTGCTCGTCATCCGCCCGACCCGCCGCGGCCTCTGGCGGCTCCCGGTCGTCGACGGTGAGATCCGCGATGTGCGGGCCGAGCAACTCGCCGTGAACCTCTCCCCTGCCGACTGGGCCAACTGGAGCGTCGTGGGCGATGCCGTGTACGTGATGGAGCGGCGCTACGACCGCGCCGCGACGATCGTCCGCCTGGACCCCGCCACCGGCGACCGCGAGACCGTCGCCGCTGTCGCCGACGTGCCCGAGGACTCCGGCCTCGGCGTCTTCCCGGGCGGCTCCCGGATCCTCCTCTCCCGCCTCGACCGCGCCGACAGCGACGTGGTGCTGGTCGAGGACTTCCACTGA
- the moaA gene encoding GTP 3',8-cyclase MoaA, whose protein sequence is MALTDGFGRPHTTLRLGLTERCNLRCVYCMPAEGIPLTPTRAMLTTDEIERLARVLVGTGVDKVRLTGGEPLVRKDAVEVTERLGRLGLRSLALTTNGLLLEDRLPALRAAGLTDLTVSLDTLRADRFQEITRRPGLDTVLGALDTALGLGYAIDGPRSLKVNVVAMKGVNEDEAADFAAWAARAPIEVRFIEVMPFDGNGWDRTELVPWTTTRAAIEAVHGPLTPLDDAPSSTARTFTRPGWRGRVGFVASMTAPFCAGCTRLRITADGALKVCLFGARELSLRDALRSGATDAEVVALVTAALAGKAAAHAGMDVLAATDNRPMITIGG, encoded by the coding sequence ATGGCCCTGACCGACGGGTTCGGGCGCCCGCACACGACCCTCCGCCTCGGGCTGACCGAGCGCTGCAACCTCCGCTGCGTCTACTGCATGCCTGCCGAGGGCATCCCGCTGACGCCCACGCGGGCGATGCTGACCACCGACGAGATCGAGCGGCTGGCGCGTGTGCTCGTCGGCACCGGCGTCGACAAAGTGCGGCTGACCGGCGGCGAGCCGCTCGTGCGCAAGGACGCCGTCGAGGTGACCGAGCGCCTGGGCCGCCTCGGCCTCCGGTCGCTCGCCCTCACCACCAACGGCCTGCTGCTCGAAGACCGCCTCCCCGCCCTCCGGGCCGCCGGACTGACGGACCTGACGGTCTCGCTCGACACGCTCCGCGCCGACCGCTTCCAGGAGATCACCCGCCGCCCCGGCCTCGACACCGTCCTCGGCGCCCTAGACACGGCGCTCGGCCTCGGCTACGCCATCGACGGGCCTCGGTCGCTGAAGGTCAACGTCGTGGCCATGAAGGGCGTCAACGAAGACGAGGCGGCGGACTTCGCGGCGTGGGCGGCACGCGCGCCCATTGAGGTCCGTTTCATCGAGGTGATGCCGTTCGACGGCAACGGGTGGGACCGGACGGAGCTGGTGCCGTGGACCACGACGCGCGCCGCCATCGAGGCCGTCCACGGCCCGCTGACGCCGCTCGACGACGCGCCCAGTTCGACGGCGCGGACGTTCACGCGGCCCGGCTGGCGGGGGCGCGTCGGCTTCGTGGCGAGCATGACGGCGCCGTTCTGCGCGGGCTGCACCCGCCTCCGCATCACGGCCGACGGCGCCCTCAAGGTGTGCCTGTTCGGCGCTCGCGAGCTCAGCCTGCGGGATGCCCTCCGGTCCGGCGCGACCGACGCCGAGGTGGTCGCCCTCGTGACCGCCGCGCTGGCGGGCAAGGCCGCCGCCCACGCGGGCATGGACGTCCTCGCGGCGACCGACAACCGGCCCATGATCACGATCGGAGGCTGA
- the moaC gene encoding cyclic pyranopterin monophosphate synthase MoaC, which produces MTETPTLSHVDDQGQARMVDISHKASTARTAVAACRVLVGAEALHLIRENEIRKGDVLTVSNVAGVLGAKQTSRLLPLCHDVVLQNVEIEFELDEASGAVDIRAITKTVGPTGVEMEALTAVTVAALTVYDMCKSVTKEIEITAVRLLAKSGGRSGDYRRPSGPRNN; this is translated from the coding sequence ATGACCGAAACCCCCACCCTCAGCCACGTCGACGACCAGGGCCAGGCCCGCATGGTCGACATCAGCCACAAGGCGTCGACGGCGCGGACCGCGGTCGCGGCGTGCCGGGTGCTCGTCGGTGCCGAGGCGCTGCACCTCATCCGCGAGAACGAGATCCGCAAGGGCGACGTGCTCACGGTGTCCAACGTCGCGGGCGTGCTCGGCGCCAAGCAGACGAGCCGCCTGCTGCCGCTCTGCCACGACGTGGTGCTCCAGAACGTCGAGATCGAGTTCGAACTGGACGAGGCGTCGGGCGCCGTGGACATCCGCGCGATCACCAAGACGGTCGGCCCGACGGGCGTCGAGATGGAGGCGCTGACGGCTGTGACCGTCGCCGCGCTGACGGTCTACGACATGTGCAAGTCGGTCACGAAAGAGATCGAAATCACGGCCGTCCGCCTGCTCGCCAAAAGCGGCGGCCGGAGCGGCGACTACCGCCGACCGAGCGGTCCGCGCAACAACTAG